One part of the Arabidopsis thaliana chromosome 1 sequence genome encodes these proteins:
- a CDS encoding Plant thionin family protein (Plant thionin family protein; LOCATED IN: endomembrane system; BEST Arabidopsis thaliana protein match is: Plant thionin family protein (TAIR:AT1G34805.1); Has 72 Blast hits to 72 proteins in 2 species: Archae - 0; Bacteria - 0; Metazoa - 0; Fungi - 0; Plants - 72; Viruses - 0; Other Eukaryotes - 0 (source: NCBI BLink).), with amino-acid sequence MGIQTCSVLIIVAILTMMFSAHIAQSNSITMCVKHCAQNECLKAAKKPTPEICDEACKKICNNQLFGDEKWFVPAPKGSSRICRWAPKYCQF; translated from the coding sequence ATGGGGATTCAAACATGCAGTGTTTTAATAATCGTAGCTATATTGACGATGATGTTTTCAGCACACATTGCTCAATCAAACAGTATAACAATGTGTGTGAAACATTGTGCACAAAACGAGTGCTTGAAAGCGGCGAAAAAACCTACTCCTGAAATTTGTGATGAAGCTTGCAAGAAAATCTGCAACAATCAATTATTCGGTGATGAAAAGTGGTTTGTTCCTGCTCCAAAGGGAAGCTCCCGAATCTGTAGATGGGCGCCTAAGTATTGCCAATTCTGA